A genomic region of Botrytis cinerea B05.10 chromosome 9, complete sequence contains the following coding sequences:
- the Bcbna6 gene encoding Bcbna6, giving the protein MALEHGNPADLLPVHWKSQITAWFAEDTPSFDYGGFVVGDSERTATLYGKSRGILAGVPFFDEVFAQAGCSVKWHTKEGTLVDPGASGKVAVATVTGPVRKLLLGERVALNTLSRCSGIATKSRDMEVLVRKAGYKGILAGTRKTTPGFRLVEKYGMIVGGVDGHRHDLSSMTMLKDNHIWARGSITDAVKAAKAAGGFALKIEVEVDSEEGADEAIEAGADIIMLDNFSGDGLKVAAKSLRQRWAGKREFLLECSGGLTSENVETYINNDIDIISTSAIHQGVPHVDFSLKIDH; this is encoded by the exons ATGGCTCTCGAACATGGAAACCCCGCCGATCTCCTTCCTGTCCACTGgaaatctcaaatcacaGCCTGGTTTGCAGAAGATACCCCCTCCTTTGATTACGGCGGATTTGTCGTTGGTGATAGCGAACGGACTGCAACTCTGTATGGAAAATCGCGAGGAATACTAGCAGGTGTGCCATTTTTCGACGAGGTATTCGCACAAGCTGGATGTTCGGTGAAATGGCATACGAAGGAAGGAACATTAGTCGATCCTGGCGCATCCGGAAAAGTAGCCGTAGCTACTGTTACTGGACCAGTACGAAAACTTTTACTAGGAGAGAGAGTTGCACTTAATACATTGAGTCGTTGTTCTGGGATTGCCACGAAATCGAGGGACATGGAGGTTTTGGTTAGGAAGGCGGGGTACAAGGGAATTCTTGCTGGAACGAGGAAAACTACTCCAGGCTTCAGGTTGGTGGAGAAATATGGAATGATTGTTGGAGGGGTTGATGGGCATAGACATGATTTGTCTAGTATGACTATGTTAAAGGATAATCACATTTGGGCTAGAGGTAGTATTACTGATGCCGTTAAGGCTGCGAAGGCGGCTGGTGGGTTCGCATTAAAGATAGAGGTGGAGGTTGATAGCGAGGAGGGTGCTGATGAAGCTATTGAAGCCGGTGCTGACATCATCATGTTGGATAACTTTTCGGGAGATGGATTGAAGGTTGCTGCGAAGAGCTTGAGGCAAAGGTGGGCTGGGAAGAGGGAGTTTTTACTGGAGTGTAGTGGAGGGCTTACGTCTGAGAATGTGGAGACTTATATCAATAATG ATATAGATATCATCTCCACGAGTGCGATACATCAAGGCGTACCTCATGTCGATTTctctttgaaaattgatCATTAG
- the Bcatp12 gene encoding Bcatp12, whose translation MKRISQLPVVNGLKGLRISRGQSLAPLSQRCIHTTQPSPATVAPAAFTASGPPPAAPTPSAEHVDIRVARKRKQAELLKKGQDMRAVADGKGGGTAKLKRFWKDVNVQDTEEGLQIFLDKRALRRPSKDILTVPHHKPHLASAIALEWDLLVSAQQALKTHLIPMTSLVNRALDIIDEENEGRDTIRNHIVTTVMRYLDTDSLLCWAPEAPEDPPGYETHVDRVESLRSIQRKSAEPIIQFLSEKVWPGVELIPVLDADSIVPKSQPQMTKDIIRGWVSGLPPFELAGLERGVLAGKSLLGAARLVVEWSTELAHLRDEAAEKKFGVEEAAKAASLEVDWQTGMWGAVEDTHDVEREDIRRQLGSVVLLVSGERN comes from the exons ATGAAGCGCATTAGTCAACTACCGGTGGTGAATGGCTTGAAAGGCCTACGAATCTCTCGTGGTCAAAGTTTAGCTCCATTGAGCCAACGATGTATCCACACAACACAACCTTCGCCCGCAACAGTTGCACCTGCAGCATTCACAGCATCTGGCCCGCCACCAGCCGCGCCAACTCCCAGTGCCGAGCATGTCGATATTCGGGTCGcaaggaagaggaagcaaGCAGAGCTACTCAAAAAGGGTCAAGATATGAGAGCTGTAGCTGATGGGAAAGGCGGTGGAACTGCGAAACTCAAGAGGTTCTGGAAGGATGTTAATGTACAGGATACGGAAG AGGGTTTACAGATTTTCCTTGACAAACGAGCTCTTCGAAGACCTTCCAAAGATATCCTCACAGTACCACATCATAAACCACACTTGGCATCTGCCATCGCTCTTGAATGGGATCTCCTTGTATCTGCACAGCAAGCTTTGAAAACTCACCTTATACCAATGACCTCACTCGTGAACCGCGCTCTTGATATCatagatgaagaaaatgagggCAGGGATACAATTAGGAATCATATTGTCACAACCGTAATGCGATATCTCGATACTGATTCACTCTTGTGCTGGGCACCTGAAGCACCTGAAGATCCACCAGGATATGAAACACACGTTGACAGAGTAGAAAGTCTGCGAAGCATTCAGAGGAAGTCTGCGGAGcctatcattcaattcttgtcCGAGAAGGTATGGCCCGGGGTAGAACTTATACCAGTTTTAGATGCGGATAGTATCGTACCTAAGAGTCAACCTCAAATGACtaaagatataataagaGGATGGGTGTCTGGATTACCTCCCTTCGAGCTTGCAGGATTGGAGAGAGGCGTACTAGCTGGAAAGAGTTTACTTGGAGCTGCACGATTGGTGGTTGAATGGAGTACTGAGTTAGCACATTTGCGGGATGAAGCTGCCGAGAAGAAATTTGGTGTAGAGGAGGCAGCCAAAGCTGCAAGTTTAGAGGTAGATTGGCAAACCGGGATGTGGGGAGCTGTTGAAGATACACATGATGTTGAGAGGGAAGACATCAGAAGGCAATTGGGAAGTGTAGTATTACTTGTATCTGGGGAAAGAAATTAG
- the Bcgst10 gene encoding Bcgst10, whose product MSSTARQQSVPKDGNWHGRIEVGGEFPPEMDRYHLYIGLFCPFAHRVNLIRHLKGLTSILPISIVKPYPKGDDKGWPGWKFATESDPYPGATGDHLFNSKYLHQVYFRSQRDYKGRFSVPVLWDKKTKQIVCNESLEILRNLNTGFDSILDDEYKNLNFYPDNLAAEIDEMGEWIQSDINTGVYKAGFAPNQETYDKNVVPLFKALNRIEEVIQKNGGPYVLGSEMTELDLRLYPTICRFDAVYVQHFKCNLGTIRHDYPVLNAWLKHLYWEVKGFKESTDFKHIKENYTKSHADINPKAITPMGPIPNIERGVDHDWSKLVAGKVDLD is encoded by the exons ATGTCTTCAACTGCGAGACAGCAATCAGTACCAAAAGATGGCAATTGGCATGGCCGAATTGAAGTGGGAGGGGAGTTCCCGCCCGAAATGGATAGATACCATTTGTACATTG GACTTTTCTGTCCGTTTGCCCACCGAGTAAACCTCATTCGACATCTCAAAGGTCTGACTTCCATTCTCCCTATATCCATCGTCAAACCTTATCCAAAGGGTGACGATAAAGGATGGCCTGGTTGGAAATTCGCAACAGAAAGCGACCCGTACCCTGGCGCAACTGGTGATcatctcttcaattccaaatatctTCACCAAGTATACTTCCGATCCCAAAGAGATTACAAGGGGAGATTCTCCGTGCCTGTTCTGTGGGACAAGAAGACAAAACAAATCGTTTGCAACGAAAGCTTGGAGATTCTGCGGAACTTAAATACTGGATTCGATAGCATACTGGATGATGAATacaaaaatttgaatttctatcCTGACAATTTGGCCGCCGAAATCGATGAAATGGGAGAGTGGATACAAAGCGATATCAATACCGGAGTATATAAGGCTGGATTTGCGCCAAACCAAGAAACTTATGACAAGAATGTCGTGCCATTATTCAAAGCCCTGAATCGAATTGAGGAAGTCATTCAAAAGAATGGAGGTCCATATGTTTTGGGGTCAGAAATGACAGAATTAGATTTGAGGTTGTATCCAACAATTTGTCGCTTCGATGCCGTGTATGTGCAACATTTCAAGTGTAACCTTGGAACGATTCGTCATGATTACCCGGTACTAAATGCTTGGTTGAAACATTTGTATTGGGAAGTAAAAGGGTTTAAGGAATCGACGGATTTTAAAcatatcaaagaaaat TACACGAAGAGCCATGCGGACATCAATCCAAAGGCTATCACACCGATGGGCCCTATCCCTAACATTGAGCGTGGAGTAGATCATGATTGGAGTAAGTTGGTGGCAGGTAAAGTCGATTTGGACTAA